The genomic region GTCGTGGTCGACGGGTAAGGTCCGCCCGGTGCCTGGATCCGCTCCGATGAGCCAACCGACGGATGCCCCGACGTCCCGCACCCCGATGATCGCCGCTGCCGGGCTGACCAAGTCGTTCCCGTCCGACGACGGGGACGACTTCGTCGCGGTCAAGGGGATCAACCTGGTGGTGCCGGCCGGCGAGGCCTTCGGTTTCCTCGGGCCCAACGGGGCAGGCAAGTCGACGACGATGCGGATGATCGCCTGCGTCTCGCCCCGCACCAGCGGCTCGCTGTCGATCCTCGGCCAGGACCCGTCGATCGACGGCGTCGCGATCCGGTCCCGGTTGGGAGTCGTTCCCCAACAGGACAACCTGGACGAGGACCTGACGGTCCGGGAGAACCTCTACATCTACGGACGGTACTTCGGTCTGTCCCGCAAGCAGTGTTGGTCCAAGGCCGACGAGCTCCTCGAGTTCGCGCAGCTCACCGAGAAGGCGAAGGCGAAGGTCGCCGCGCTCTCGGGTGGGATGAAGCGCCGGCTGACGATCGCGCGGTCGCTGGTCAACGATCCGGACCTGCTGCTGCTCGACGAGCCCACCACCGGCCTGGACCCACAGGCGCGTCATGTGTTGTGGGACAGGCTCTTCCGTCTGAAACAGGCGGGCGTGACGTTGGTCCTGACCACCCACTACATGGACGAGGCCGAGCAGTTGTGCGACCGGCTCGTCGTGATGGACGGCGGGGTGATCGCCGCCGAGGGTTCGCCCGCTGCGCTGATCGCGCAGTACTCCACCAGGGAAGTTGTCGAGCTGCGCTTCGTGCCGGGGACCCAGCGGTCCGTGCTGCCCGTGGTGGAGCGGATCGTCGAGCGCATCGAGGTGCTGCCCGACCGGCTGCTGCTCTACACCGACACCGGTGAGCAGACTTTGGAGTCGGTGGTCGCTGCCGGGGTCCGGCCGGTCTCGGCGCTCGTGCGCCGCTCGACGCTGGAGGACGTGTTCCTGCATCTCACCGGCCGGAGTCTGGTGGACGGATGAGCACGCCGACCGGGAGATCCGCGGAACACGCAGTGCCGCAGGCGGTTCCGGCTGTCGTGCGCGCGACGGTACCGTCCGGCTGGAGGGCCAGGGCCACCGTCTGGGAGTACCTCGTGCTCACCTGGCGGCCGTACTTCCTCTCGGGTCTGGCCTCCGCCGTCATCGCGCCACTGCTGTACCTGCTGGCCCTGGGATTCGGGATGGGATCACTGATCGAGGCCAGGGGGACCGGCGCCCTCGGTGGGGTGCGCTACGTCGAGTTCATCGGGCCGGCGCTGCTGTGCGCGGCGGCCCTGCAGACTTCTTTCGGTGAGTCCAGCTGGGCGCTGTTCGGCCGGTTCAAGTGGCACCGGACGTTGTGGGGCATCACCTCGACCCCGATCACGCCGGCCCAGGCCGCCGAGGGGCACGTGCTGTTCATCGCCACCAGGGTCGCAGTCTCCTCGGTGCTCTACTACCTGGTGCTGCTGGCGTTCGGAGCGGCGGGCGGTGGCGCCGGGGTGCTGATGTTGCCGGTCGCGGTGCTGACGGCACTGTCCTGCGCCGTGTGGGTGATGGCGCTGTCGGCCACCATCGACGACGACGGGCCGGCCGCGTTCAACCTGGCGCTGCGCTTCGGCATCATCCCGATGACGTTGTTCTCCGCCTCGTTCTTCCCGATCACCCAGCTGCCCTGGGCGGTGCGGTGGGTCGCGTTCCTGTCACCGCTGTGGCACGGCAACGAGTTGGCCAGAGGAGCGGCCATCGGCGGGCTCCCCGGTTGGCAGGCGGCCGGGCACCTGGCGTTCCTGGTGGCGTTGTCGATCACCGGATTCGTGGTCATGCGCCGCCGCTTCGACGTCCGGCTGGTGGTCTGATGGCCGCGCCGTCGGAGACCGAGGCAGCGTTGCCCGCCTCGAGGCCGGCGTTGCTGCTGCGGATCGTCCCGCTGCACCTGTACTCGCGGCGTGCCGGGGTCGTGATGGAACGCTCGGTGCGGGGAGCTCGCAGCGCCCGCTGGACGATCGTCTCCGGGTTCTTCGAGCCGGTGTTCTACCTGTTGGCGATGGGGGTCGGGATCGGCTCGCTGGTCGGTGCCATCGAGACCTCCACCGGCCCGATCGAGTACGCCGCCTACATCGCGCCTGCCCTGATGGCCACCTCGGCGATGAACGGCGCGGTGTTCGACGCCACCAACAATGTCTTCTTCAAACTGAAGTACGCCAAGCTGTACGACGGGATGTTGGCCACCAGCCTCGGCCCGCTGGACGTCGCGATCGGTGAGGTCCTGTACTCCCTCAGCCGCGGTGCGATCTACGCCACCACCTTCCAACTGGTGATGCTCGTGATGGGTCTGCTGCACTCCTGGTGGGCGCTGCTGGCAGTGCCGGCCGCGATCCTGATCGCCCTGGGTTTCGCCGCCGTCGGGATGGCGGTGACGACGTTCCTCAAGACGTTCCAGCACCTCGAGTGGGTCACCACCGCGCTGCTGCCGATGTTCCTGTTCTCCACCACGTTCTTCCCGCTCTCGGTCTACCCGCGGGCGATCCAGATCCTCGTCGAGTGCCTCCCGCTCTACCACGGCATCGAGCTGATCCGGGGGCTCAGCCTGGGTCAGGTGGGCCCGGCCCTGCTGGGCCACGCGAGCTACTTCGTGGCGATGGCCGTGGTCGGCATCCTGGTCGCCGCTCGACGCCTGGAACGGCTGCTGCTGACCTGATCGGCAGTCACCTGCGGGTGCCGGGGGGAATCGACGAGCGCGCCGTCGGTACCGCATGATCCACTGCTGGGGTGGGTGCTCAGCGATATCGGACCGTGTTGGGATTGCCCGTCGTACGGCGCACGCTGGCGTTGGGGCTGTTGATCCGGATCCCGATGTGGGCGTCGGCGATCGTGCTCACCCTGCACGTCGTGGGTCACCTCGGTCGGTCCTACACGGATGCCGGACTGGTCGTCGCGGTGGCCACCATCGCGGCCGCGGTCAGTGGGCCGTGGCGCGGCCGACTGTTGGACCGCAGGGGGCTGCGCTCGACCGTCCTGCCGTCGCTGTTGGTGCTGACCGCCTGCTGGTCGATCGCCCCGTTCCTGGGCTACTGGCTGCTGGTCCCGCTGGCCGGGATCGCCGGGCTGTTCGTCGTGCCGACCTTCTCGATCATCCGGCAGGTGCTCATCGGCGCCGTCGACGACGACCGTCGCACCACTGCGCTGGTGCTGGACTCGGTAGCGGTGGAGATCTCCTTCATGGCCGGGCCGGCGCTCGGGGTGTGGCTCGCGACCACGATCGACACCCCGATCGCACTGCTGGCGTGCGAGTTCGCGAGCATCATCGGTGGCCTGGCGCTGTGGATCCTGGACCCACCGCTGCCGGCCGCCGGGACACGGCCGGCCCGCGGGGGATCGAACCTCGACGTCGCACCGCCTGCGTCCCCGCCGACGGTGAAGACCCTGGCCGGGTCGACGGAGCAGACCGTGTCGACGGAGCAGACCGTGTCGACGGAGCAGACCGTGTCGACGGAGCAGACCGTGGCGACGGAGAAGACCCCCGCGACCAGGAGCGTCCTGCCCACCTGGATGACGCCGACGGTGCTGGTGGTGCTGGCGGCGTCGGTGACGGCGACCGTGGTGTTGACCGGTACAGACGTCTCGGTGGTGGCCGGATTGCGGGAGTGGGGACAGCAGACCTCGATCGGCTGGATCCTGGCGATCTGGGGGGCCGGGTCCGCAATCGGCGGCCTCGCCTACGGCGCGTTGTCCCGGCCGATCTCCCCGTTCCTGCTGGTCGGCGGGCTGGGCGCGAGCACGGCTGCGGTCGCGTTCGCCCACGACCGGCTCACCATCAGCATCCTGCTGTTCGTCGCCGGATTGTTCTGCGCTCCGACGATCACCGCCACCATCGACACCCTGAGCCGGGTCGTCCCGACCTCGGTACGCGGTGAAGCGATGGGCTGGCACGGCTCGGCGATGACGATCGGATCAGCGGTGGGGGCCCCGGCGGTCGGGTTCGTCCTCGACCGGGCGAGTTGGCACGGCGGCTTCGTCACTGCCGGGGCGATCGGTGTGCTGGTCGGCGTCGCCGGCTGGGCCACCATCTCACTGCGACGGTCCCGCCGAGCCAAGGCCGCTGGTGAGCACCAGCAGGGAGCCGACCGGTCGACCGATCAGAGCCTGCAGGCCGGTGTCCCGCCCGGCAGCTGATGACGGTGGGTGGCGATGACGCGGTACAACCGCTCGGCCACCGCGCGGACCCCCGGGGCGGCGAGCAGCAAGCCGAACGGTCGCCATCCCCACCCGGAGCGGCGCAGGACCTGGGAGACGGCGGCTGCCCCGGCGCTCGCCCGATGGTGCTCGTCGACGAAGCGGAGCGCCGCCAGTGCCTGCTCCTGCGTCAGGCCCAGCGGCTCGAGCGCGGTGAACTGCAGTGGGACGACGGCGAACCGTGCACGGCGGTCGACGAACCGCTGCAGGAAGTTAGTGGCGGACGTGCAGAAACCGCAATCGCCGTCGAACACCAACACCGGCGGGTCGACCAGCTGTCGTTCACGGGGCACTGCCCACCTCCTCGACCGGCGAGCCGTCGGGTTCCGGCCCGGGGCTCTGGTCCAGGACTGCCCTCGCCGCATCCGTCAGCACCGTCAGCACCGCGGTGATACCAGGGTTGGTCTCCATGGTGCGCCTCCAGACCGCGGTCACCGTCCGCAGGGGTGCCGGATTCGTCAACGGCACCGCCACCACCGACGGCGGGAGCGGGCCGCGCCCCAGCCGGGGTACCAGCGCGCTGGCCTGTCCGGCGGCGACCAGGGCGATGTGTGAGCCGAACTCCGCACTGGTGTGCACGATCCGCGGGATCGCCCCGACCGAGGAGAACATCCAGCTGAGCCAGGCGTGACAGATCGATCCGGGAGCGACGCTGACGAAATCGCGGCCGATCAACTCCGCCGCGTGGGTACTGGCGCGGGCAGCCAACGGGTCGTCGGCGCGGACCAGGATGTCGGCCCGGTCCTGACCAAGACGGCGGGTCTGCAGGTTCGCCGGGATGCTGAGCGGCACCGGCTCCCAGTTGTGCACGATCGCGAGGTCGATCCGCCCGTCCGCGACCTCGGTGACAGCCGACCAGGGTTCGACCTCTGACAGCCGCACCCGCACGCCGGGCTGCTCGCCGGCCAACCGTGCGAGGGCCGGCGCCACCACTCCGCGGACCGCGGTGGAGAACGAGCCCAGCCGGACCTGCCCGCTGGGGGTGCCGGCGGAGGCGAGCAGGGCGGACTCCAGATGCTCCATCTGCGCCAGCAGATCCTCGGCTGCGTCCACCAGCTGCCGACCCTGGGCGGTGAGCACGACCCCCCGGCCGAACCGTTCGACCAACGTGACGCCGGTGCTCACCTCCAACTTCTTGAGCTGCTGGGACACGGCACTCGGGGTGTAGCCGAGCATCTCGGCCGCGCCGTTCACCGTGCCGTTGCGGGCGAGGGCGACGAGCGAGCGCAGCGCGATCGGATCAATCATGAAGCGATGCTACCGATTGAGGCCCGAATTCATTCACTGGACCTTCGGCCGTGCGCGGGTGACGATGGCCGGGTGAGACCTCGAGACACCGCCCTGGCCACCCTGGTCGCCGTCATCTGGGGGATCAACTTCCTCGCCGTCGATCGCGGTCTGCAGGACCTTCCGCCGTTCGCCTTCGTCGCCGTCCGGTTCGTCTTCGTGGCACTGCCGGCAGTCTTCTTCGTTCCCCGACCCCGGATCGGCTTCTGGCGGGTGGTGGCGATCGGGGCGACCATCTCGGCCGGTCAGTTCGCGCTGCTGTTCCTGGGCATGCACCTGGGTGCACCCACCGGTCTCGCCCCGATCGTGCTGCAGGCCCAGGTGCTGTTCACGGTCGTGCTCTCCGCGCTGTTCCTGCGCGAACGGCCGACCGGTGGGCAACTCGTCGGCGTGTTGGTCGGCGCGGCCGGGCTGGCGGTCGTCGCGGTCGGACGGGCAGCCGTCGCGCCGGTGTTGCCGCTGCTGATCGTCGTCGGTGCAGCCGCATCCTGGGCCGTCGGCAACACCCTGACCCGCGGCGTCAAGGCCTCCGGGCTCTCGCTGACGATCTGGTCGGGCCTGGTGGTTCCTGTTCCGCTGACGTTGATGTCGGTGATCTTCGAAGGGCCGACCGCGATGGTGGATGCCGTCGCCGGAATCAGCGTCGGCGGCATCCTCGCGCTGGCCTACACGGTGCTCGGGGCATCGCTCGTCGGATACGGGATCTGGAACACCCTGCTGTCGAAGTACCCGACGGCGTCCGTTGGGCCGTTCGCCATGCTGGTGCCGGTGGTCGGCGTGCTCGCCGCCTGGATCGCGCTGGACGAGCTGCCCACTCCCACCGAGGCGATCGGCGCGGTGATCCTTCTCATCGGTGTCGCGGCAACGGTGGTGCTGGGACGCCGACATTCCCGCCGGTCAGCACGCTCGGAACGATCGTCGACCGGGGCCGCGAACGCAGCCATCGAACCCGACGGAACCGCCCCGGTCGGCGCCGTCAGGCGCAGCAGCGACGCACCCGTGTGGGATACTGGCAGCAGGTAGCCGTTGGTTCGCGTATCGGTGCCGGTCTCCGACGGGTGAAAGACGTCGAGCGGGGCCTGGCTCGGATGTGCGCCGCGGTGTCCGCCCACCCGAAGACTTCTGGTCCCTGCGGCTCAACGTTGCGGGGGACAGCAACCGAACACATGACCGCCCCTGCGCGGACGCGTCCAGTACGCGCCCGGGGGTCGGTGAGAGGAACCTCGTGTCAGACACCGAGAACATCGTCGACAGTGCGCTGGAGCAGGCGCTCGCAGCACTCCCCGCCAAGCCGAGGGTGCACGAGCTGGCCAAACGCACCGGCCTGTCCAGCAAGGAGATCATCGCCGCGCTCGTCGAGCGCGGGGTCGTCGTCAAGGCTGCATCGTCGTCCGTCGACCATGCGGTGGCCGTCGAGGTGCTCACCCAGCTACTGACCGGCGACACCCCAGGCACACCTGCCCCCGGCACCTCCACCCCCGCCGTCCCCGACGACTCCGGGTCCGACGCCACGCCGTTCGGCGGCGTGCCGCTGTTCCTGGCGCCCGAGCCGGAGGCGGCACCACCCCGCAAGCGGGCGAGCCGGGCGCGTACCAAGCCGGCCGAGCCGGCCGACGTTCCCGACCCGAGCACCACCGAGGCTGATCCGGCGACGCCTTCGGACGCCACCGCCGAGCCGACGTTCGACGACGGTGCGGAACCCACCCCCACCCGCTCGCGGTCGCGCTCCCGTCGTGGCCGTGGTCGCTCGCAGGCCGCCGACGACGAAGCCACCGATCAGCCGGCGTCGACCGAAGGGTCCGTCACTGCCGGCGACGACAGCACTGCGACCCAGCCCGAGCAGGACGCCTCGGCCGATGAGGAGCACGGCGACACCGCGGACGGTGGCCGTCGTCGCCGCCGCCGTGGCCGCCGTGGCCGTGGTCGCGCCGACAGCGACACCGACGGCGACACGACCGACAGCGACTCGACCGACGGCGACTCGACCGACGGCGACTCGACCGACGGCGACACGACCGACGGCGACTCGACCGACAGCGACACCACTCGAATCGACGGGACCGCGGCCGACCGCACGGACGCCGGGAGTGGTGACCTGGAAGCCGACGCCGAGAGTGCGCCGCGGCCGCGTCGTCGTCGTCGCTCCTCGAAGGCCTCAGCCGGCGAGGACGCCGCGAGCTCGGATGACGGGTCCGACGGCACGTCGGCAGACGGCACCACCTCCGACGGCACCGACGAAGCCGGCTCCGACGACGACGATTCGGCTGCAGGCTCCGGCCGGCGCAGGCGTCGACGTCGGCGCGGCGGGTCCGGCGACGGCGAGTCCGGCCGGGGCGACGATCCCGACAACACCGTGGTGCACGTGCGTGAGGCTCGCGACGTCGCCGCCGAGGTCCAGGGCATCAGGGGCTCGACCCGACTCGAGGCCAAGCGGCAGCGCCGTCGGGACTCCCGCGAGTCCCGCCAGCGACCGCAGATCCTCACCGAGGCCGAGTTCCTGGCCCGCCGTGAGGCCGTCAGCAGGGTGATGGTCGTGCGCGAGCGCGGCGATCTGGCCCAGGTCGCGCTGCTGGAGGACGACGTCCTCGTCGAGCACTTCGTCTCCCGCGCCGGTGCTGCCTCGATGATCGGCAACATCTACCTCGGCCGGGTGCAGAACGTGCTGCCGTCGATGGAGGCTGCGTTCGTCGACATCGGTCGCGGCCGCAACGCCGTGCTCTACGCGGGCGAGGTCAACTGGGACATGACCGGTCTGGTCGGCAAGGCCCGCAGGATCGAGACCGCGCTGTCCAGCGGCGACGTCGTGCTGGCCCAGGTGTCCAAGGACCCCATCGGTCACAAGGGCGCCCGGCTGACCACCCAGATCTCGCTACCGGGACGGTTCCTGGTCTACGTCCCGGGTGGCGGTGCCACCGGGATCTCCCGGAAGCTGCCGGACACCGAGCGCAAGCGGCTCAAGCAGATCCTCGACCGGATCGTCCCGGACGGCGCCGGCGTCATCATCCGGACCGCCGCCGAGGGCGTCTCCGAGGACGATCTGGCTGCGGACGTCGAACGGCTGAAGTCGCAGTGGGAGACCATCCAGGAGGCTGCCGAGGCAGCGAAGTCGAACCAGTCGTCGTCGCCGTCGCAGCTGTCGGCCGAGCCCGACACGTTGACCAAGGTCGTCCGCGATCTGTTCAACTCCGACATCACCTCGCTGGTCATCGACGACGAGGGCGGGTCCGACGGGGCATACGCCTCGGTGTCGGCCTACGTCGACCAGGTCGCGCCCGAGCTGTCCGAGCGGGTCTCCCGCTACGAGGGCAAGGG from Nakamurella sp. A5-74 harbors:
- a CDS encoding ABC transporter ATP-binding protein produces the protein MIAAAGLTKSFPSDDGDDFVAVKGINLVVPAGEAFGFLGPNGAGKSTTMRMIACVSPRTSGSLSILGQDPSIDGVAIRSRLGVVPQQDNLDEDLTVRENLYIYGRYFGLSRKQCWSKADELLEFAQLTEKAKAKVAALSGGMKRRLTIARSLVNDPDLLLLDEPTTGLDPQARHVLWDRLFRLKQAGVTLVLTTHYMDEAEQLCDRLVVMDGGVIAAEGSPAALIAQYSTREVVELRFVPGTQRSVLPVVERIVERIEVLPDRLLLYTDTGEQTLESVVAAGVRPVSALVRRSTLEDVFLHLTGRSLVDG
- a CDS encoding ABC transporter permease gives rise to the protein MSTPTGRSAEHAVPQAVPAVVRATVPSGWRARATVWEYLVLTWRPYFLSGLASAVIAPLLYLLALGFGMGSLIEARGTGALGGVRYVEFIGPALLCAAALQTSFGESSWALFGRFKWHRTLWGITSTPITPAQAAEGHVLFIATRVAVSSVLYYLVLLAFGAAGGGAGVLMLPVAVLTALSCAVWVMALSATIDDDGPAAFNLALRFGIIPMTLFSASFFPITQLPWAVRWVAFLSPLWHGNELARGAAIGGLPGWQAAGHLAFLVALSITGFVVMRRRFDVRLVV
- a CDS encoding ABC transporter permease; this encodes MAAPSETEAALPASRPALLLRIVPLHLYSRRAGVVMERSVRGARSARWTIVSGFFEPVFYLLAMGVGIGSLVGAIETSTGPIEYAAYIAPALMATSAMNGAVFDATNNVFFKLKYAKLYDGMLATSLGPLDVAIGEVLYSLSRGAIYATTFQLVMLVMGLLHSWWALLAVPAAILIALGFAAVGMAVTTFLKTFQHLEWVTTALLPMFLFSTTFFPLSVYPRAIQILVECLPLYHGIELIRGLSLGQVGPALLGHASYFVAMAVVGILVAARRLERLLLT
- a CDS encoding MFS transporter codes for the protein MGAQRYRTVLGLPVVRRTLALGLLIRIPMWASAIVLTLHVVGHLGRSYTDAGLVVAVATIAAAVSGPWRGRLLDRRGLRSTVLPSLLVLTACWSIAPFLGYWLLVPLAGIAGLFVVPTFSIIRQVLIGAVDDDRRTTALVLDSVAVEISFMAGPALGVWLATTIDTPIALLACEFASIIGGLALWILDPPLPAAGTRPARGGSNLDVAPPASPPTVKTLAGSTEQTVSTEQTVSTEQTVSTEQTVATEKTPATRSVLPTWMTPTVLVVLAASVTATVVLTGTDVSVVAGLREWGQQTSIGWILAIWGAGSAIGGLAYGALSRPISPFLLVGGLGASTAAVAFAHDRLTISILLFVAGLFCAPTITATIDTLSRVVPTSVRGEAMGWHGSAMTIGSAVGAPAVGFVLDRASWHGGFVTAGAIGVLVGVAGWATISLRRSRRAKAAGEHQQGADRSTDQSLQAGVPPGS
- a CDS encoding DUF393 domain-containing protein — translated: MPRERQLVDPPVLVFDGDCGFCTSATNFLQRFVDRRARFAVVPLQFTALEPLGLTQEQALAALRFVDEHHRASAGAAAVSQVLRRSGWGWRPFGLLLAAPGVRAVAERLYRVIATHRHQLPGGTPACRL
- a CDS encoding LysR family transcriptional regulator — translated: MIDPIALRSLVALARNGTVNGAAEMLGYTPSAVSQQLKKLEVSTGVTLVERFGRGVVLTAQGRQLVDAAEDLLAQMEHLESALLASAGTPSGQVRLGSFSTAVRGVVAPALARLAGEQPGVRVRLSEVEPWSAVTEVADGRIDLAIVHNWEPVPLSIPANLQTRRLGQDRADILVRADDPLAARASTHAAELIGRDFVSVAPGSICHAWLSWMFSSVGAIPRIVHTSAEFGSHIALVAAGQASALVPRLGRGPLPPSVVAVPLTNPAPLRTVTAVWRRTMETNPGITAVLTVLTDAARAVLDQSPGPEPDGSPVEEVGSAP
- a CDS encoding EamA family transporter, which produces MRPRDTALATLVAVIWGINFLAVDRGLQDLPPFAFVAVRFVFVALPAVFFVPRPRIGFWRVVAIGATISAGQFALLFLGMHLGAPTGLAPIVLQAQVLFTVVLSALFLRERPTGGQLVGVLVGAAGLAVVAVGRAAVAPVLPLLIVVGAAASWAVGNTLTRGVKASGLSLTIWSGLVVPVPLTLMSVIFEGPTAMVDAVAGISVGGILALAYTVLGASLVGYGIWNTLLSKYPTASVGPFAMLVPVVGVLAAWIALDELPTPTEAIGAVILLIGVAATVVLGRRHSRRSARSERSSTGAANAAIEPDGTAPVGAVRRSSDAPVWDTGSR
- a CDS encoding translation initiation factor IF-2 N-terminal domain-containing protein; the encoded protein is MSDTENIVDSALEQALAALPAKPRVHELAKRTGLSSKEIIAALVERGVVVKAASSSVDHAVAVEVLTQLLTGDTPGTPAPGTSTPAVPDDSGSDATPFGGVPLFLAPEPEAAPPRKRASRARTKPAEPADVPDPSTTEADPATPSDATAEPTFDDGAEPTPTRSRSRSRRGRGRSQAADDEATDQPASTEGSVTAGDDSTATQPEQDASADEEHGDTADGGRRRRRRGRRGRGRADSDTDGDTTDSDSTDGDSTDGDSTDGDTTDGDSTDSDTTRIDGTAADRTDAGSGDLEADAESAPRPRRRRRSSKASAGEDAASSDDGSDGTSADGTTSDGTDEAGSDDDDSAAGSGRRRRRRRRGGSGDGESGRGDDPDNTVVHVREARDVAAEVQGIRGSTRLEAKRQRRRDSRESRQRPQILTEAEFLARREAVSRVMVVRERGDLAQVALLEDDVLVEHFVSRAGAASMIGNIYLGRVQNVLPSMEAAFVDIGRGRNAVLYAGEVNWDMTGLVGKARRIETALSSGDVVLAQVSKDPIGHKGARLTTQISLPGRFLVYVPGGGATGISRKLPDTERKRLKQILDRIVPDGAGVIIRTAAEGVSEDDLAADVERLKSQWETIQEAAEAAKSNQSSSPSQLSAEPDTLTKVVRDLFNSDITSLVIDDEGGSDGAYASVSAYVDQVAPELSERVSRYEGKGDVFSRYRIDEQIAKALERKVHLPSGGSLVIDRTEAMTVVDVNTGKYTGSGGNLEETVTKNNLEAAEEIVRQLRLRDIGGIIVVDFIDMVLESNRELVLRRLTECLGRDRTRHQVAEVTSLGLVQMTRKRMGTGLLEAFSHNCEHCHGRGIVLQDAPIDTGSVSSGVDDGRDSGRSSSSSPRKRRERQRPTEPEETPEPIARIVTLKADPRGPRMTPKPSADAADGDAAGTDSQLSIEVAEAVASVASSPAADDGGVEILANATDASRTSDADAGSAADAAPAPVVEEPPAARPRRRRAVSKSTVTAGTAVVLTIDGSANGGHGSAPEPALVGVAAGAGAAAVDGAAVSKGSVTSEAPVARPRRRAARRPAGPAGGADRPSETPAIDS